Proteins from a genomic interval of Pseudodesulfovibrio nedwellii:
- a CDS encoding TAXI family TRAP transporter solute-binding subunit, producing MKKLLYVAMLFCLGYMLTVVPASAGKTKFVTIGTGGITGVYYPTGGAIAKIVNKKKDVYGIRATVESTGGSVFNVNAVMAGDLEFGVVQSDRQYQAFEGIAEWDGKPQKKLRAVFSIHPESVTLVAGADTGIKGIKDLKGKKVNIGNPGSGQLQNSIDALAAAGLTLDDIDAEKVKAAEAPGLLQDGRIDAFFYTVGHPSGAIKEACAGARKVNIIPITGVDSLYEKFSYYAPSVIPMKNYPSAANAGADVPSFGVKATFVTSSDVPDDIVYAITKEVFENFEEFKKLHPAYAVLTKEGMLQGLSAPIHPGAMKYYKEAGLK from the coding sequence ATGAAAAAACTTCTGTACGTGGCCATGCTGTTTTGCTTGGGTTACATGCTCACCGTTGTCCCCGCGTCGGCTGGTAAAACTAAATTTGTGACCATCGGTACCGGCGGTATCACCGGTGTTTATTATCCGACTGGTGGCGCTATCGCCAAGATTGTGAACAAAAAAAAAGATGTCTACGGTATCCGTGCTACGGTTGAGTCCACCGGCGGTTCTGTGTTCAACGTCAACGCCGTTATGGCTGGCGACCTCGAATTTGGTGTTGTTCAGTCCGATCGTCAGTACCAGGCCTTTGAAGGTATTGCAGAATGGGATGGCAAGCCTCAGAAGAAGCTGCGTGCAGTTTTCTCCATTCACCCTGAGTCCGTGACCTTGGTTGCTGGTGCTGACACTGGTATCAAAGGTATCAAGGACCTTAAGGGCAAGAAAGTTAATATCGGTAACCCCGGTTCCGGTCAGCTTCAGAACTCCATTGATGCTTTGGCTGCTGCTGGTTTGACCCTTGATGACATCGATGCTGAAAAAGTCAAAGCTGCTGAGGCCCCTGGCCTGTTGCAGGATGGCCGTATCGATGCATTCTTTTACACTGTTGGTCATCCCTCCGGTGCGATCAAGGAAGCATGTGCTGGTGCTCGTAAGGTTAATATCATACCTATCACTGGCGTGGATTCCCTGTACGAAAAGTTCTCTTACTATGCTCCTTCCGTTATCCCCATGAAGAATTACCCCAGCGCAGCCAATGCCGGTGCCGATGTGCCTAGCTTTGGTGTGAAGGCTACTTTTGTGACCTCCTCTGATGTTCCTGATGATATCGTTTACGCCATCACTAAGGAAGTCTTTGAGAATTTTGAAGAATTCAAGAAACTGCATCCCGCATATGCTGTCCTGACCAAGGAAGGCATGTTGCAGGGGCTGTCTGCTCCGATTCACCCCGGCGCAATGAAGTACTACAAGGAAGCCGGCCTCAAATAA
- a CDS encoding M20 family metallopeptidase: MLNTIRTYITNHEQEMMDLLKKIVCINSYTPNKLGTDAVATVLESVMTDMGFIVHREKRDVVGDNLVTQNAAQSEKRGLLLCGHMDTVFPPEDGFDCFRPDGDTIIGPGVVDMKGGLVVGIYALKALDAAGLLGDMPITFVFNSDEEIGSPHSQDLIIEEAKKAAMAFVFECSSPGGKIVTARKGKVSFSLKILGQAGHSGNLTGPKPSAILEMAHQTIALETLNNAAKGVSVNVGLVEGGVGPNTIAPSAKAKIECRYWNELEGVILREAIEKSAASPTIPGTNCQLEVIPGRPTMENSPAIASLYEIVASAGTDLDIPVQESARGGVSDANFIANAGTPVIDGLGPTGGKDHSHNEYMVTASLTERTILAAVSMRRAFEKLT, encoded by the coding sequence ATGCTCAATACCATTCGCACATACATCACGAATCACGAGCAGGAAATGATGGACCTGCTCAAAAAGATCGTATGCATAAACAGCTACACGCCCAATAAACTGGGGACTGATGCCGTAGCCACGGTCCTTGAAAGCGTGATGACCGACATGGGATTCATTGTGCACCGCGAAAAACGAGACGTTGTTGGCGACAATCTAGTCACGCAAAACGCAGCCCAATCTGAAAAGCGCGGCCTTCTACTCTGTGGTCACATGGACACAGTCTTTCCACCCGAAGATGGATTCGATTGTTTCCGCCCGGATGGCGATACCATCATCGGCCCCGGCGTGGTGGATATGAAAGGAGGGCTGGTCGTCGGTATTTATGCGCTCAAAGCTCTTGATGCAGCAGGCCTTCTTGGTGATATGCCGATCACTTTTGTCTTTAACTCAGACGAAGAAATAGGTTCACCACATTCGCAGGACCTCATCATCGAAGAAGCAAAAAAAGCGGCCATGGCCTTTGTCTTCGAATGCTCCAGCCCTGGCGGAAAAATCGTCACGGCACGAAAAGGGAAAGTATCATTTTCCTTGAAAATCCTTGGTCAAGCAGGTCATTCCGGTAATCTGACCGGCCCGAAACCCAGTGCCATTCTTGAAATGGCGCATCAAACCATTGCCCTTGAAACGCTTAATAATGCCGCCAAAGGCGTGTCGGTCAACGTCGGTTTAGTTGAAGGCGGGGTAGGGCCGAACACTATCGCTCCCTCGGCCAAAGCCAAGATCGAATGTAGGTACTGGAATGAGCTAGAAGGCGTAATCCTCCGTGAGGCCATTGAAAAATCAGCGGCATCCCCGACCATTCCCGGCACAAACTGCCAACTGGAAGTGATACCGGGAAGGCCGACCATGGAGAACAGTCCGGCTATAGCCAGCCTCTACGAAATAGTGGCTTCCGCCGGTACCGATTTAGATATCCCGGTTCAGGAAAGCGCACGAGGTGGTGTTTCAGACGCCAACTTCATCGCCAATGCAGGAACTCCGGTTATCGACGGTCTCGGCCCCACTGGCGGCAAGGACCACTCGCACAATGAGTACATGGTCACCGCCTCGCTGACAGAGCGTACCATTTTGGCTGCGGTCTCCATGCGTAGGGCATTCGAAAAATTGACATAA
- a CDS encoding KamA family radical SAM protein: MAFQLDGFTTDLLEQISGNGTATDVDSTNMQQLYADATASDGTAPIVALFHALKNAKTAGGPGYEAYGLTRENLVELCAKHVEIDEHSVTIGGRVGRALEIITDAGLRVKDYLARKDTEAPSGIQLWDKILENQTRIKSVLGMTNDDWNSFSGQLGNCIDNTETLQKCLDLPDDCIQDVARITEKYRMRMTPYYASLIQPVPNDPVILQAVPTAEMVDTVGEEIPPVASDHSPVRLVDQFYPRVVALKSTNICAMYCTHCLRIAHIGGSDRTFSKAAYQEALDYIASKPAIRDVLITGGDAFMLSNSSLRWLLGKLDDIDHIKMKRLGTRVPVTTPQRIDAELLDILEESNDKKPVRVVTQINTAQEITPVSRQAFKDISKRVSAVLNQAVLLRGINDSKVKMWHLCETIQEAYIRPYYIFNCSYRNPQYYHMRVPIQKGRDIVEGMYGNISGDAIPRYIAAAGGKIPLHRDNVQGREDGAVILQKPWGGEVRYPDADPEGYGNDTNFAFNQYGKK, encoded by the coding sequence ATGGCTTTTCAATTGGATGGTTTTACTACGGACTTGCTTGAACAGATTTCCGGCAACGGTACTGCAACCGATGTCGATTCCACCAACATGCAACAGCTTTACGCCGACGCCACAGCGAGTGATGGCACAGCGCCTATCGTGGCCCTGTTCCACGCTCTCAAAAATGCCAAAACAGCAGGCGGTCCCGGCTACGAAGCCTACGGCCTGACCCGTGAAAACCTTGTCGAACTGTGTGCCAAGCATGTCGAGATCGATGAGCACTCCGTGACCATCGGTGGCCGCGTAGGCCGCGCCCTTGAGATCATCACTGACGCAGGCCTGCGTGTGAAAGACTACTTGGCACGCAAGGACACTGAAGCCCCAAGCGGTATTCAACTCTGGGACAAAATTCTCGAAAACCAGACCCGTATCAAATCAGTTTTGGGCATGACAAACGACGACTGGAATTCCTTTTCTGGACAACTTGGCAACTGCATCGACAATACCGAAACCTTGCAAAAATGCCTCGACCTTCCTGACGACTGTATTCAAGATGTTGCCCGCATCACCGAGAAATATCGGATGCGCATGACGCCGTATTATGCCAGTCTGATTCAGCCTGTACCCAATGACCCCGTCATCCTTCAGGCGGTTCCCACCGCAGAAATGGTCGACACTGTAGGTGAAGAAATTCCACCCGTAGCATCAGACCACTCTCCAGTCCGCCTTGTTGACCAATTTTACCCGCGTGTGGTGGCCCTCAAATCTACCAACATTTGCGCCATGTACTGCACACACTGTTTACGCATTGCCCACATCGGCGGATCTGACCGTACATTCTCCAAGGCCGCCTATCAGGAAGCCTTAGACTACATCGCTTCAAAACCGGCCATTCGTGACGTGTTGATTACCGGTGGTGACGCCTTCATGTTGTCCAACAGTTCCCTGCGTTGGCTGCTCGGCAAACTGGATGACATCGACCACATCAAGATGAAACGCCTCGGTACCCGTGTACCAGTCACCACCCCGCAGCGCATTGATGCCGAGCTTCTCGACATTCTGGAAGAAAGCAATGACAAGAAGCCCGTGCGCGTGGTTACACAAATCAACACGGCTCAAGAAATCACCCCCGTTTCCCGACAAGCGTTCAAAGACATTTCCAAACGAGTCTCCGCCGTGCTCAATCAGGCAGTCCTACTGCGCGGCATCAATGATTCCAAAGTCAAAATGTGGCACCTGTGCGAGACTATTCAGGAAGCATACATACGCCCATACTACATCTTTAACTGCTCCTACCGAAACCCTCAGTACTACCATATGCGCGTCCCCATCCAAAAAGGTCGGGATATTGTGGAAGGCATGTACGGCAATATTTCTGGCGATGCCATCCCTCGTTATATCGCAGCGGCTGGCGGAAAAATTCCACTCCACCGCGACAATGTTCAAGGACGCGAAGACGGAGCTGTCATTCTCCAAAAGCCGTGGGGAGGCGAAGTCCGTTATCCTGACGCCGATCCAGAAGGTTATGGCAATGATACCAATTTTGCCTTCAACCAGTACGGCAAGAAATAA